The stretch of DNA GCTGCCCGTATGGCATCACGCCGGGATGACAACGCCGGGTTGTTTTCGTTGTGCTGCAGCCAGAGGTCAACTGACCGCCACACTTTTCGGGCTTCAAGCGCGGTTGAATGGACCGGAAGGCTCGCAAGAACGTTCCGCGAGGCGGGGCCGCCGGTGCCGCCCACCTGCGCCACCCAGGCACGCGACCACTTCTCCCACGCGGCGGCGAAAGACTCATCGTCTGAAGTGGAGTCGATGTCGAACAGGGTAGGTCCGGGGATGGCGCTGAAATCGACGACGTCTTGGGGCCTCTGAGCCAGAACCCGGGGGGTGGTCAACGTGCCGGCGTCGAGCAGGACGCCCAGTTGCGCGCAGCGCTCGGCGGCTGCGGCAGCGCGGCCGGGCCGGAAAATCTTGATGTAACGGCCCTCCGCCCGGACCACGGCGCGGTCGTAGGGCCGATATGTGATGAGCTCCCCCTGCTCCGCTTCCGCCCGCAGGCCGGGCAGCTTTGGATCATCCGGCGGGATGAGGCTGAAGTGCCCTTGCCGTAGCCGGGCGCCCCGCACGCCGCGCCGTCCTGGCGTAAAGACCTCCAGCACGTAGTCTCCCGGCGTCCTGTGGGGCCACGCCCGCCGGACCTCCCACGCGGTGCCCGCACTATCGTGGGCGGACAAGGGGACCGGGGAGGTCCAGTCCGTATCGTCGCTGCCGCCTACGATTTCCCTTGCCACCTGCGCGGTCTAACCCTTCCGCCAATCGTGCCCCGTGATGTGCGAGCCGGCCTGCGGCCCCATCTGCAGCATGCCGCCGTCCACAGCCCAGGTGGCGCCGGTGACATAGCTGGAGGCCGGGGAGGCCAGGAACGCGATGACGGCCGCCACCTCCCGGGCATCTCCCGGACGGCCGAGGGGGACACCCGGTCGGTCTGTCTGGGTGGGGTCCTGGTCCGTCTGTCCGGTCATGGGAGTGGCAATCTCCCCGGGGGCGACGTTGTTTGCGGTGATGCCGTGCTCGGCGAGTTCCAGGGCCATGGTCTTGACCAGCCCGCCCAGGCCGTGCTTGGACGCGTCGTAGGCTGAGGAGCCCACCCGCGGCTGGAGTTCGTGGACGCTGGTGACGGCAATGAGGCGTCCGCCCCGCCCCTGCTTGACCATGCGCCGGGCCGCTGCCTGCAGGCAGACGAACGCGCCGTTGAGGTTGGTGTCGAGGGTCTGCATCCAGGTCTCGAAGTCCAGGTCCAGGAAGGCCACGTTGTCGCCCGTGCCGGCGTTATTGACGAACACGTCCACACCGCCCAGCTCCTCCGCGAGCGCGTCAATGGCAGCCGCGGCTCCACGGACATCGGTGGTGTCCAGGCGGCGGACCACGGCCTGGCGCCCCAGGCTGCGGACCTCGTCCGCCGTTGCTTCGGCGCCTTCCTGATCGGAATGCCAGGTGATGCCGACGTCGAGTCCGGCGTTGGCCAGCGCCACAGCCGTGGCGCGGCCTATGCCGGAGTCCGAGCCCGTGACGATCGCTGTGGCAGGCGAGAAGCTGGTGGTGTCTTCCATCGTGCAGCCTTTCGTGTTGGTGGTCCCGAACCGGGAAACGCCTTCACGTTAGGGGCGTTGGCCGCAGCAGGCAAGAGGCAGTGCGGACGCATCCAGGAGCCTCACCTGCCGAACGGCGCGCACGGTCAGTGCGGAACCAGCCGTTCGCGGCCCGGGCCGCCGTGCAGGCGGGCGGTAGGAGTACGGATCTCCCGCGCCAGGAACCGGTACAGATCCACCGTCAAGACCTTGATCACGAGAACCGCGAGCGTGACCGAGCCGGCCAAGAGCAGCAGCAGGCCGATGCCGATAATCAGGGGCAGGTACAAGAGGAAAACGCCAACAACTGCCGCGATGTAGCCGCCGGCGTAGG from Arthrobacter sp. B3I9 encodes:
- a CDS encoding SDR family oxidoreductase, with translation MEDTTSFSPATAIVTGSDSGIGRATAVALANAGLDVGITWHSDQEGAEATADEVRSLGRQAVVRRLDTTDVRGAAAAIDALAEELGGVDVFVNNAGTGDNVAFLDLDFETWMQTLDTNLNGAFVCLQAAARRMVKQGRGGRLIAVTSVHELQPRVGSSAYDASKHGLGGLVKTMALELAEHGITANNVAPGEIATPMTGQTDQDPTQTDRPGVPLGRPGDAREVAAVIAFLASPASSYVTGATWAVDGGMLQMGPQAGSHITGHDWRKG